One genomic segment of Streptomyces violaceusniger Tu 4113 includes these proteins:
- a CDS encoding GNAT family N-acetyltransferase yields MSTPSTRTDMVIRTYGPGKVPPMIDVLADIWADAHPELVDNPGGETTGLSVPALHRQITGHLNYAGFALVVAYAGGTAVGFGYAFPCSADYWFGAGLVDQVPAGARTERLMGLCELAVRPPWQSQGIGSRLHAELLKTIAPKWSSLLALPSNRRGQDLYARLGYEYAGPYRNTADGPEFDLLLLQVEDAA; encoded by the coding sequence GTGAGCACCCCGAGCACCCGCACCGACATGGTGATCCGCACCTACGGCCCCGGCAAGGTCCCGCCGATGATCGACGTGCTCGCCGACATCTGGGCCGACGCCCACCCCGAGCTGGTCGACAACCCCGGCGGCGAGACCACCGGCCTGTCCGTGCCGGCCCTCCACCGCCAGATCACCGGCCACCTCAACTACGCCGGCTTCGCCCTGGTCGTCGCGTACGCGGGCGGCACAGCCGTGGGATTCGGCTATGCCTTCCCCTGCTCCGCCGACTACTGGTTCGGCGCTGGCCTGGTCGATCAGGTCCCCGCGGGCGCCCGCACCGAGCGTCTGATGGGCCTGTGCGAGCTGGCAGTCCGCCCGCCGTGGCAGTCCCAGGGCATCGGCTCCCGTCTGCATGCCGAGCTCCTCAAGACCATCGCCCCGAAGTGGTCGTCCTTGCTCGCGCTGCCCTCCAACCGGCGCGGCCAGGACTTGTACGCCCGGCTCGGCTACGAGTACGCCGGCCCCTACCGCAACACCGCCGACGGCCCCGAGTTCGACCTGCTCCTCCTCCAGGTCGAGGACGCAGCCTGA
- a CDS encoding amidase → MDRINTSRRTVLGLGTAAAATPWLAGASVQARAATPGSATSTGGAATTGLEELGITELRRRMNDGQLDAERLTRYYLDRIDRIDPLLHAVIELNPDALREARRLDAEGDLGRPLHGMPILLKDLVETADRMHTTAGSLALRGLRPATDATVAARLRAAGAVILGKTNLSEWAGGMSLTHHAGWSARGGQTRNPYKLDRSPSESSSGTAVATAASLCVAGIGTETNGSIIDPASVNCVVGVKPTVGLVGRGGVIPGVPSQDSVGPIARTVRDAAILLGVLVGIDDRDPATEASRGRFHRDYTRFLDADGLRGARIGVPRAVYFGYSHHADEIAERAIDTLREAGATVVDPADIPTAEQLEDLPSSMVVQAYEVKRALNAYLAGAPGDHPRSLAELIAFNRAHADRELRYVQQDGLEAVHRLDFTEREYRQALATNHRLSRAEGIDAVLRRFRLDALVMPTTGPPAKIDLIRGDSYGGGASTPAALAGYPAISVPAGFAFGLPVGLTFMGTAWSEPNLLRLAYAYEQAGRVRRPPTYREADIGF, encoded by the coding sequence ATGGACCGGATAAACACCTCACGCCGCACCGTGCTTGGGCTCGGAACCGCCGCCGCAGCCACACCATGGCTTGCCGGAGCCTCCGTTCAAGCCCGCGCCGCCACCCCGGGAAGCGCCACATCAACAGGGGGCGCCGCGACCACAGGGCTGGAAGAGCTGGGCATCACCGAGCTTCGCCGGCGGATGAACGACGGACAGCTCGACGCCGAACGGCTCACCCGCTACTACCTGGACCGCATCGACCGCATCGACCCGCTCCTGCACGCGGTGATCGAGCTCAATCCCGACGCGCTGCGCGAGGCCCGGCGCCTGGACGCGGAGGGTGATCTGGGCAGGCCCTTGCACGGCATGCCCATCCTGCTCAAGGACTTGGTGGAGACCGCGGACCGGATGCACACGACGGCCGGATCACTCGCCCTGCGGGGCCTGCGGCCGGCAACGGACGCCACGGTCGCCGCCAGGCTGCGCGCGGCCGGTGCCGTCATCCTCGGCAAGACCAACCTGAGCGAGTGGGCCGGCGGGATGTCGCTCACCCACCACGCCGGCTGGAGCGCCCGCGGTGGGCAGACCCGGAACCCGTACAAACTGGACCGGTCACCGAGCGAGTCCAGCTCCGGTACCGCGGTTGCCACCGCGGCAAGCCTGTGCGTCGCCGGAATCGGAACTGAGACCAACGGCTCGATCATCGACCCGGCCTCGGTGAACTGCGTCGTCGGGGTGAAACCAACCGTCGGACTGGTCGGGCGCGGCGGCGTGATCCCCGGTGTGCCCAGCCAGGACAGCGTCGGCCCGATCGCGCGCACGGTCCGCGACGCGGCGATCCTGCTCGGCGTCCTGGTCGGGATCGACGACCGCGATCCGGCGACCGAGGCGAGCCGCGGCCGCTTCCATCGCGACTACACCCGTTTCCTGGACGCCGACGGGCTGCGTGGGGCGCGCATCGGCGTACCGCGAGCGGTGTACTTCGGCTACAGCCACCACGCCGACGAGATCGCGGAGCGGGCGATCGACACGTTGCGCGAGGCCGGGGCGACGGTGGTCGACCCGGCCGACATCCCGACAGCCGAGCAGCTTGAAGACCTGCCCAGTTCGATGGTCGTCCAGGCATATGAGGTCAAGCGTGCGCTCAACGCCTACCTGGCCGGCGCCCCCGGCGACCACCCGCGCAGCCTGGCGGAGCTGATCGCGTTCAACCGTGCGCACGCCGACCGCGAGCTTCGCTATGTACAGCAGGACGGGCTGGAGGCGGTGCACCGACTGGACTTCACCGAACGCGAGTACCGGCAGGCGCTGGCCACCAACCACCGGCTCTCGCGCGCCGAAGGCATCGATGCGGTGCTGCGCCGATTCCGCCTGGACGCACTCGTGATGCCGACCACCGGACCGCCGGCCAAAATCGACCTGATTCGCGGGGACAGCTACGGCGGCGGCGCGTCGACACCCGCCGCACTCGCCGGATATCCCGCGATCAGCGTCCCGGCCGGCTTCGCGTTCGGCCTGCCGGTCGGCCTGACATTCATGGGTACGGCGTGGAGCGAGCCGAACCTGCTCCGCCTCGCCTACGCCTACGAGCAGGCCGGCCGCGTCCGCCGACCGCCGACCTACCGAGAAGCGGACATTGGCTTCTGA
- a CDS encoding zeta toxin family protein encodes MVRETDVSSAVLSEQESHDVPHQPSLPAQTNEAVRQDRPTVAGSPPAGSPAATLAGDWSEEVLTGTVLPRVLGGAVPQPGPARPVVVFVAGQPGSGKTLVVDLVHAALMRRGGAVRVDRDAYKTIHPHYTAFLTEDVRTAGVRARPETYQWQADIEARVREGRYDAVVEAPLAHPQEFLAGMAAYRQAGYRVEILALAVPEAVSQLGILDRYLRLAEEGRARYVSWDNHDTCAAALLETLAMVETAHLADRILVVRRADSAALEAVYDNELDSPGNGNWRRPAGAADAVLAERGRPWDSRETGRFRRQLADADRRLTHPELPEDWALAVRRDAERAAALAEPVRRTAQPRREPPGVDYHRLSAEEHRFIFDELIVPSLGHITPQEKPVAVYVVGQPGAGKTRAARMVRRTLRDSPAHITGDDFKVAHPDYLQLLREEPRTASARIRADYRAWQAQAEAYVRERRGDVVIEITPGSAAGFVTGAALYRQAGYRVELVVLAVRPADSRQGTAARYAQTSQRGLPARFTTAAGHNTHFAVLPEVVAVAEQLSVVDSVMVMRRDAHLLYRNEQTAPGRWSRRPAAELALVAEQSRPYTPEEAAPFWAVQRWLHTAMPQYRDDLIAIAGLACPLMPAQQPRQLHTPAPAAALPVAA; translated from the coding sequence ATGGTGCGAGAGACGGACGTCAGCTCAGCCGTGCTGTCCGAACAGGAGAGCCACGACGTCCCACACCAGCCGAGCCTCCCGGCACAGACGAATGAGGCTGTGCGGCAGGACCGGCCGACCGTGGCGGGATCGCCCCCGGCCGGGTCTCCAGCGGCGACCTTGGCCGGTGACTGGTCGGAGGAGGTCCTGACCGGCACCGTCCTTCCCCGCGTCCTGGGCGGCGCGGTGCCTCAACCGGGTCCGGCGCGGCCGGTGGTGGTGTTCGTCGCCGGACAGCCAGGCAGCGGGAAGACGCTGGTCGTCGACCTGGTACACGCCGCGCTCATGCGGCGAGGCGGCGCGGTGCGGGTGGACCGCGACGCCTACAAGACCATCCACCCCCACTACACCGCCTTCCTCACCGAGGACGTACGTACCGCCGGGGTTCGGGCGCGGCCGGAGACCTACCAGTGGCAGGCCGACATCGAGGCGCGGGTGCGGGAGGGCCGGTACGACGCGGTGGTGGAGGCGCCGTTGGCCCACCCGCAGGAGTTCCTGGCAGGGATGGCCGCATATCGGCAGGCGGGCTATCGCGTGGAGATCCTGGCCCTGGCCGTGCCCGAAGCGGTCAGCCAGCTCGGCATTCTGGACCGGTACCTGCGCCTCGCCGAGGAGGGCCGCGCCCGGTACGTCTCCTGGGACAACCACGACACGTGCGCGGCCGCGCTGCTCGAGACCCTCGCCATGGTGGAGACCGCGCACCTGGCGGACCGGATCTTGGTCGTGCGGCGCGCCGACTCGGCGGCACTGGAGGCCGTGTACGACAACGAGCTCGACTCTCCCGGGAACGGGAACTGGCGCCGCCCGGCCGGGGCGGCAGATGCGGTGCTCGCCGAGCGGGGGCGCCCGTGGGACTCGAGGGAGACGGGCCGGTTCCGCCGCCAGCTCGCCGACGCCGACCGGCGTCTTACCCATCCGGAGCTGCCGGAGGACTGGGCACTGGCGGTGCGCCGCGACGCCGAGCGCGCCGCCGCCTTGGCCGAGCCGGTCCGGCGCACCGCCCAGCCGCGCCGGGAGCCGCCCGGGGTGGACTATCACCGGCTCTCGGCGGAGGAACACCGCTTCATCTTCGATGAGTTGATCGTGCCGTCCCTGGGGCATATCACCCCGCAGGAGAAACCGGTCGCCGTGTATGTGGTGGGCCAGCCCGGCGCGGGCAAGACCCGGGCCGCCCGGATGGTCCGCCGCACTCTGCGCGACAGCCCGGCTCACATCACGGGCGACGACTTCAAAGTTGCCCACCCGGACTACCTGCAGCTGCTGCGCGAGGAGCCGCGCACCGCCTCCGCACGGATCCGCGCCGACTACCGGGCCTGGCAGGCCCAGGCCGAGGCGTATGTGCGCGAACGCCGCGGGGACGTGGTCATCGAGATCACCCCGGGCAGTGCCGCCGGGTTCGTCACCGGCGCGGCCCTATACCGGCAGGCCGGTTACCGCGTGGAGCTGGTAGTCCTGGCCGTGCGCCCGGCCGATTCCCGCCAGGGCACGGCCGCCCGCTACGCCCAAACGAGCCAGCGGGGCCTTCCCGCGCGGTTCACCACCGCCGCCGGGCACAACACGCACTTCGCGGTCCTTCCCGAGGTGGTGGCGGTCGCCGAGCAGCTGTCCGTGGTCGACTCGGTCATGGTGATGCGGCGCGACGCCCATCTCCTCTACCGCAACGAACAGACCGCTCCCGGGCGGTGGTCGCGGCGCCCTGCCGCCGAGTTGGCCCTGGTCGCCGAGCAGTCGCGTCCCTACACCCCCGAGGAAGCCGCCCCGTTCTGGGCCGTCCAGCGGTGGCTGCACACAGCGATGCCGCAGTACCGCGACGACCTCATCGCGATCGCCGGGCTGGCCTGCCCGCTGATGCCCGCCCAGCAGCCGCGCCAGCTCCACACACCCGCTCCTGCAGCCGCGTTGCCCGTGGCTGCCTAG
- a CDS encoding RES domain-containing protein, whose amino-acid sequence MPEGTSLHRVHHERRGPTAFNPVVENSYFFGERFDGTPEDPYPFLYAALTPETALAETVLRAVPFNEGGVRLIPPQIIAGRRLAELKTTEPLALLDLTSAAALARVGASSALVLADSGEYGRTRAWAALLREHNPWAQGFVWPSFSSHPEHRVVLFGDRCPSNILVEVKSAPLNPMRANNLLRAFRAQVLPPQDPPGPFDEALPFREPPQLAKEKEGDDFVSFFKAHFSQVCRILNARQNDWELAQDAASRAFEIAYRRWPDVCAHPNRVGWVVITGRRILMRVHRIQAKHPVQHLGDTGLNVPCEDLDPAITTVEKVALHAAIGNLARDKRECFVMHYVLHYSVADVADFLQIPPGTVKSRLSAARRDLRDALGHDFRKGGTR is encoded by the coding sequence ATGCCGGAGGGCACATCCCTCCACAGGGTTCACCACGAACGGCGCGGTCCGACCGCGTTCAACCCTGTTGTCGAAAACAGTTACTTCTTCGGCGAGCGCTTCGACGGCACACCTGAGGATCCGTACCCCTTCCTCTACGCGGCCTTAACTCCTGAAACGGCACTCGCGGAGACGGTGCTGCGTGCCGTTCCCTTCAACGAGGGAGGTGTGCGGCTGATCCCGCCGCAGATAATCGCGGGACGCCGCCTGGCCGAGTTGAAAACCACTGAGCCACTGGCCCTCCTCGACCTGACGAGCGCCGCTGCCCTTGCTCGTGTCGGTGCATCATCTGCGCTCGTACTTGCTGACAGCGGTGAATACGGTCGTACGCGGGCCTGGGCTGCGCTGCTGCGCGAGCACAACCCTTGGGCCCAGGGGTTCGTGTGGCCTTCGTTTTCTAGTCACCCAGAGCACCGGGTGGTGCTCTTCGGCGACCGGTGCCCCTCTAACATCCTGGTCGAGGTCAAATCCGCACCGCTCAATCCGATGCGCGCGAACAACCTCTTGCGAGCGTTCCGCGCTCAGGTTCTTCCTCCCCAGGACCCGCCTGGGCCCTTCGATGAGGCCCTACCCTTTAGGGAGCCGCCCCAGCTTGCGAAGGAGAAGGAGGGTGACGACTTCGTCTCCTTCTTCAAGGCTCACTTCTCGCAGGTCTGTCGCATCCTCAACGCGCGACAGAACGACTGGGAGCTGGCACAGGATGCGGCCAGCCGGGCCTTCGAGATCGCTTACCGCAGATGGCCAGACGTATGCGCCCACCCCAACCGCGTCGGCTGGGTCGTCATTACTGGTCGACGGATCCTCATGCGCGTGCACCGCATCCAGGCTAAGCACCCAGTACAGCACCTGGGCGACACCGGTCTGAATGTGCCGTGTGAGGATCTGGATCCTGCGATTACGACGGTGGAGAAGGTGGCCCTCCACGCTGCGATCGGGAACCTGGCCCGGGACAAGCGCGAGTGCTTCGTCATGCACTACGTGCTCCATTACTCCGTGGCCGACGTCGCTGATTTCTTGCAGATCCCGCCCGGCACGGTCAAGAGTCGGCTCAGTGCAGCACGCAGGGACCTCAGGGACGCGCTTGGGCACGATTTCCGCAAGGGAGGCACACGATGA
- a CDS encoding helix-turn-helix domain-containing protein, which translates to MPTEDELFSAVDELLQGEPQMPPPEERARLREAAGVTQDRVAQALSTTVQTLKNWENGRSEPRPPRRRAYQRLLDGWAAQYPAPEQAQAPDTSAAAPAAGRAEICDEGE; encoded by the coding sequence ATGCCGACGGAGGATGAGCTGTTCAGCGCGGTTGACGAGCTACTGCAAGGGGAGCCCCAGATGCCGCCGCCCGAGGAGCGGGCCCGGCTGCGGGAAGCGGCCGGCGTCACGCAGGACCGGGTGGCGCAGGCCCTGAGCACGACGGTGCAGACCCTGAAGAACTGGGAGAACGGCCGGTCCGAGCCGCGGCCGCCGCGGCGTCGGGCGTATCAGCGGCTGCTGGACGGATGGGCGGCCCAATACCCCGCCCCCGAACAGGCGCAGGCCCCGGACACGTCCGCGGCCGCGCCGGCGGCCGGCCGTGCGGAGATCTGCGACGAAGGGGAGTGA
- a CDS encoding helix-turn-helix transcriptional regulator: protein MSDDQMDSVEALLQEARLTARMPEPAERLRLRQAAGLSRAQVAEAVGVGRQTVANWEDGTTDPQPPGRFKYLRLLEGLAQIHPAPTEPSAAPSSAPAAEFAAPETAWGPDGLAVQGEPAPCLRCGVATPYKAIDGRSLHPGAMCQPPAATPPQAAATPAHAPASTSTPAPASAPSPVPAPVSSRPQRRAKSAARAQAETAGLIGQAVHEELERAEGDADAALKALIKRAIPDVMRLFEETRATARYTYTAYPALPDILKKPSKKEPDQIWEARPNFHHPDYSLKSSGSTAVTALDVNAAYLSALKTWLPIGKLEHSTDADGVDPKRSGVHLITPSPWTHPHLPDPLGDRDQPGPVWVTNATLRLLLRLSGPKYGLLDPPDIHESWTSGATENFLDALRKTLTAARETAITEDDTITFEYIKAMYSKFISTMGESIHNREMVRPDWMHIIHSQAYANLWGKAYKAHQAGLDVIAMMGTDELHVTGDWRQVFPEGRGVAQMKIKHSDAKASGEYTVGKVTR from the coding sequence ATGAGCGATGACCAAATGGACAGCGTGGAAGCGTTGTTGCAGGAAGCACGGCTGACGGCGCGCATGCCGGAGCCGGCCGAGCGTCTGCGGCTGCGGCAGGCCGCCGGTCTCTCCCGTGCCCAGGTCGCCGAGGCGGTGGGGGTCGGTCGGCAGACGGTCGCCAACTGGGAGGACGGCACCACGGATCCGCAGCCGCCGGGGCGCTTTAAGTACCTGCGGCTGCTGGAGGGCCTGGCCCAGATCCACCCCGCACCCACCGAGCCCAGCGCCGCCCCGAGTAGCGCCCCGGCTGCAGAGTTCGCCGCCCCGGAGACCGCGTGGGGCCCCGACGGGCTGGCCGTCCAGGGCGAGCCCGCCCCCTGCCTCCGCTGCGGCGTCGCAACGCCCTACAAGGCCATCGACGGCCGTTCCCTGCACCCCGGCGCCATGTGCCAGCCCCCCGCCGCCACGCCGCCCCAGGCCGCCGCCACGCCCGCGCACGCCCCGGCCAGCACGTCCACACCCGCTCCGGCCTCCGCGCCGTCACCGGTTCCGGCGCCGGTGTCCTCGCGGCCGCAGCGCCGGGCGAAGTCCGCGGCCCGCGCCCAGGCCGAGACCGCCGGCCTCATCGGCCAGGCCGTGCACGAAGAGCTGGAGCGCGCCGAAGGCGACGCCGACGCCGCCCTCAAGGCCCTGATCAAGCGCGCCATTCCGGACGTCATGCGCCTGTTCGAGGAGACCCGGGCCACCGCCCGCTACACCTACACCGCCTACCCGGCCTTGCCCGACATCCTCAAGAAGCCCTCCAAGAAGGAGCCGGACCAGATCTGGGAGGCCCGCCCCAACTTCCACCACCCCGACTACTCCCTCAAAAGCTCCGGGAGCACCGCGGTCACCGCCCTGGACGTCAACGCCGCCTACCTCTCCGCCCTCAAGACCTGGCTCCCGATCGGGAAACTGGAGCACTCCACCGACGCGGACGGCGTGGACCCCAAGCGCTCCGGAGTCCACCTGATCACCCCCTCACCCTGGACCCACCCGCACCTGCCCGACCCCCTCGGCGACCGCGACCAGCCCGGCCCCGTATGGGTCACCAACGCCACCCTGCGCCTCCTACTGCGCCTTTCAGGGCCGAAATACGGGCTTCTCGACCCGCCGGATATTCACGAGTCGTGGACGTCCGGCGCGACCGAGAATTTCCTGGACGCCCTGCGGAAGACGCTCACCGCCGCGCGCGAGACGGCTATCACCGAGGACGACACCATCACCTTCGAATACATCAAGGCGATGTATTCGAAGTTCATCTCCACGATGGGCGAGTCGATTCATAACCGCGAAATGGTGCGTCCGGACTGGATGCACATCATTCACAGCCAGGCGTACGCCAACCTCTGGGGCAAGGCATACAAGGCCCACCAGGCCGGTCTGGACGTCATCGCCATGATGGGCACCGACGAGCTGCACGTCACCGGCGACTGGCGGCAGGTCTTCCCCGAGGGACGGGGCGTCGCCCAGATGAAGATCAAGCACAGCGACGCCAAGGCGTCCGGTGAGTACACCGTCGGCAAGGTGACCCGCTGA
- a CDS encoding RNA polymerase sigma factor — translation MTPSFVPEQSDGEPPSRRGRKPESIEEKVGTSHRAWLESLRSRLFASGLTLDDLVNRSGYSKTRISELLRGKGYYPGWAITYSVVCSLDLPILPMRRLWTAAAREADKDTSWIENRIHAVQPLPPEQPPVAHQGFTEAVRQPYTDYARAFLQTDRRARWVVAEAFDILWLGWDEATASPNVRRHAWCLLRSRVMLRAPRHDGYPDLRAAAFSTLAQSQTDDLAVRFAQIGEQAGFFDAMGRLPDDQLDVTVLRYLCGISEDAIPTVVGLSPAITHAMDHHARGALERIYHRHENPE, via the coding sequence ATGACACCGTCCTTCGTACCGGAGCAATCTGACGGGGAGCCGCCCAGTCGGCGCGGCCGCAAGCCGGAGTCGATCGAGGAGAAGGTGGGAACCTCCCACCGCGCATGGCTGGAATCGCTCCGCAGCCGACTCTTCGCCAGCGGCCTTACCCTGGACGACCTCGTCAACCGCTCTGGATACTCCAAGACCCGCATCTCCGAGCTCTTACGGGGCAAGGGCTACTACCCGGGCTGGGCGATCACCTACAGCGTCGTCTGTTCTCTGGACCTTCCCATCCTGCCGATGCGCCGGCTGTGGACGGCCGCCGCCCGAGAAGCGGACAAAGACACCTCCTGGATCGAAAACCGCATACACGCAGTCCAGCCGTTGCCGCCGGAACAGCCGCCCGTGGCTCACCAGGGCTTCACCGAAGCCGTTCGCCAGCCCTACACCGACTACGCCCGTGCCTTCCTCCAGACCGATCGACGCGCCCGTTGGGTCGTCGCGGAGGCTTTCGACATACTCTGGCTCGGCTGGGATGAAGCCACCGCCAGCCCCAACGTGCGCCGCCACGCCTGGTGCCTGCTGCGCTCCCGCGTCATGCTGCGCGCCCCGCGCCACGACGGATACCCCGACCTGCGCGCCGCGGCGTTCTCCACCCTCGCCCAGAGCCAGACCGACGACCTCGCGGTCCGTTTCGCTCAGATCGGCGAACAGGCGGGCTTCTTCGACGCCATGGGCCGCTTGCCCGATGACCAGCTCGACGTCACCGTCCTGCGCTACCTGTGCGGCATCAGCGAGGACGCCATCCCCACCGTTGTCGGCCTGTCCCCAGCCATCACTCACGCGATGGACCACCACGCCCGAGGGGCCCTGGAACGCATCTACCACCGTCACGAGAATCCGGAGTGA
- a CDS encoding DUF6207 family protein, whose product MASIDHLLARALLLKDPQVPADTVPYEDTAYPDFPPDGTPLGDSCSRDVRDDTAMRNLQALCEVAVNRSTPSQLTDFITEQLPAPRAAWILGCLLHLADAEEGARFWWQYAAGAGDDAAAYCLYLHCLALGDSYAAALWREQTSLDTPPHDFDDTSVPTVLRILSHLTPAANRRHSEATTAVIGYVAAAVAAGYARNPGYEIPLPGPDFARHIERILGTTPAAARAPRQRKQSATTLPNRPPLDSSTAGRPDEVRAEEPERVLMEVAAADAESASAFKEAFKEAMAACWDSVADLTGREMDQHGARLRYCLDRRPPLCPRHASRPRAAT is encoded by the coding sequence ATGGCTTCCATCGACCACCTCCTCGCGCGGGCGTTGCTCCTGAAAGACCCTCAGGTCCCTGCGGACACCGTCCCCTATGAAGACACCGCCTACCCTGACTTTCCTCCCGACGGCACGCCGTTGGGGGACAGCTGCAGCCGCGATGTGAGAGACGACACCGCCATGAGGAACCTGCAGGCCCTTTGCGAAGTGGCGGTCAACCGCTCCACCCCCAGCCAGCTCACCGATTTCATCACCGAACAACTGCCCGCCCCCCGCGCCGCCTGGATCCTGGGCTGCCTCCTGCACCTCGCCGACGCCGAAGAGGGGGCACGCTTTTGGTGGCAATACGCCGCTGGCGCTGGCGACGACGCCGCTGCCTACTGTCTCTACCTGCACTGCCTCGCGCTCGGCGACAGCTACGCGGCCGCTCTCTGGCGCGAACAGACCAGCCTCGACACCCCACCCCACGATTTCGACGACACCAGCGTCCCCACCGTCCTGCGCATCCTCAGCCACCTCACCCCTGCCGCCAACCGCAGGCACTCCGAAGCCACCACCGCCGTCATCGGCTACGTCGCCGCCGCCGTCGCCGCCGGCTACGCCCGCAATCCCGGCTACGAAATCCCTCTGCCCGGGCCGGACTTCGCACGGCACATCGAGCGCATTCTGGGTACGACCCCGGCTGCTGCACGGGCCCCGCGGCAAAGAAAGCAATCGGCCACGACCCTGCCCAACCGTCCTCCGCTCGACTCCAGCACCGCCGGCCGCCCTGACGAAGTACGCGCCGAGGAGCCGGAGCGCGTTCTTATGGAGGTCGCGGCTGCTGACGCAGAGTCCGCGTCGGCCTTCAAGGAAGCATTCAAGGAGGCAATGGCCGCCTGCTGGGACAGCGTCGCCGACCTCACTGGCAGGGAGATGGACCAGCACGGGGCGCGGCTGCGCTACTGCCTGGACCGGCGCCCGCCCCTCTGCCCCCGCCACGCATCCCGCCCAAGAGCCGCGACCTGA